Proteins encoded together in one Thermomonospora curvata DSM 43183 window:
- a CDS encoding HAD family hydrolase → MPDLHLPVTAPLTVGFDLDLTLADTREGIAATYRALAAETGVFIDVPTVIARLGPPLERELAHWFPPAQIPAAAARYRQLYGDIAVPVSTPMPGALQAVQAVREHSGRAIVVTAKSQRHAEATVAALGLPVDAVIGGLFGTEKGEALREHGAGVYVGDHLADVDAARAAGARSVAVATGPFDAAALRAHGADVVLEDLAAFPAWLAGTVPAAR, encoded by the coding sequence GTGCCGGATCTCCACCTGCCTGTGACCGCCCCGCTGACCGTCGGGTTCGACCTTGACCTGACCCTGGCCGACACCCGGGAGGGCATCGCCGCCACCTACCGGGCGCTGGCGGCCGAGACGGGGGTGTTCATCGACGTCCCCACCGTGATCGCCCGCCTGGGCCCGCCGCTGGAGCGGGAGCTGGCGCACTGGTTCCCGCCCGCGCAGATCCCCGCCGCCGCGGCGCGCTACCGGCAGCTGTACGGCGACATCGCGGTGCCCGTCAGCACCCCGATGCCCGGGGCGCTGCAGGCGGTGCAGGCGGTGCGGGAGCACTCCGGGCGTGCGATCGTGGTGACCGCCAAGAGCCAGCGGCATGCCGAGGCGACCGTGGCGGCCCTGGGCCTGCCGGTCGATGCGGTCATCGGCGGTCTGTTCGGCACCGAGAAGGGAGAGGCGCTGCGTGAGCACGGCGCAGGCGTCTATGTCGGCGACCACCTGGCGGACGTGGACGCGGCCCGCGCCGCCGGGGCGCGCAGCGTGGCGGTCGCCACCGGCCCCTTCGACGCCGCGGCACTGCGCGCCCACGGCGCCGACGTGGTGCTGGAGGATCTGGCCGCATTCCCCGCCTGGCTCGCCGGGACGGTCCCCGCCGCCCGGTGA
- a CDS encoding cold-shock protein codes for MPTGKVKWYDAGKGFGFLTRDDGGEVFVHSSALPSGVTSLKTGQRVEFGVVEGRRGQQALSVRTLDPLPSVERSVAKARRKKPDEMVPIIEDLIKLLDGISNTYRRGKHPSPAESKKIATVLRALADDLHP; via the coding sequence GTGCCCACTGGCAAGGTCAAGTGGTACGACGCCGGTAAAGGATTCGGCTTCCTCACCCGCGACGACGGCGGTGAGGTCTTCGTGCATTCCTCCGCATTGCCGAGCGGCGTCACCTCGCTGAAAACCGGCCAGCGCGTGGAGTTCGGAGTGGTCGAGGGCCGGCGGGGGCAGCAGGCGCTGTCGGTGCGGACGCTCGATCCCCTGCCCTCGGTGGAGCGGTCGGTGGCCAAGGCCCGGCGCAAGAAGCCCGACGAGATGGTGCCGATCATCGAGGACCTGATCAAGCTGCTGGACGGCATCTCCAACACCTACCGGCGGGGCAAGCACCCCTCCCCGGCCGAGTCCAAGAAGATCGCCACGGTGCTGCGCGCCCTCGCCGACGATCTGCATCCCTGA
- a CDS encoding DUF3027 domain-containing protein, which translates to MDLARRAAEETAHPTPVGEHLGMQAEGDRVLTHYFACLDPAYKGWRWAVTVVRAARAKVVTVNECVLVPGEGALMPPPWVPWIERLRPGDLGPGDLLPTPADDPRLAPGYTETSDEAERQVQWELGLGRVRVLSAEGRAQAAARWYEGTAGPRTPIAASAPAQCSTCGFYVPLSGELRQMFGVCANEYAPDDGRVVSADHGCGAHSEAVVVPPASEAPPPIVDEMGYDLMPVSALTEETDEQAGDEAAGEGAAERR; encoded by the coding sequence GTGGATCTCGCCCGCCGGGCCGCCGAGGAGACCGCCCACCCCACTCCCGTGGGCGAGCACCTGGGGATGCAGGCCGAGGGCGACCGAGTGCTCACCCACTACTTCGCCTGCCTGGACCCCGCCTACAAGGGATGGCGGTGGGCGGTCACCGTGGTCCGCGCGGCCCGCGCCAAGGTGGTGACGGTCAACGAGTGCGTGCTGGTCCCCGGCGAGGGGGCGCTGATGCCGCCGCCGTGGGTGCCGTGGATCGAACGGCTGCGCCCCGGCGACCTGGGCCCCGGCGACCTGCTGCCCACCCCCGCCGACGACCCCCGACTGGCCCCCGGCTACACCGAGACCTCCGATGAGGCCGAACGGCAGGTGCAGTGGGAGCTGGGGCTGGGACGGGTCCGGGTGCTGTCGGCCGAGGGACGCGCCCAGGCCGCCGCCCGCTGGTATGAGGGGACGGCCGGGCCGCGCACCCCGATCGCCGCCTCCGCCCCCGCCCAGTGCTCCACCTGCGGGTTCTACGTGCCGCTGTCGGGGGAGCTGCGGCAGATGTTCGGGGTGTGCGCCAACGAGTACGCCCCCGACGACGGCCGGGTGGTCTCCGCCGACCACGGCTGCGGAGCCCACTCGGAGGCGGTGGTGGTGCCGCCCGCCTCCGAGGCGCCGCCGCCGATCGTCGACGAGATGGGTTATGACCTGATGCCGGTGTCCGCGCTGACCGAGGAGACGGACGAGCAGGCGGGCGATGAGGCGGCCGGCGAAGGGGCCGCCGAGCGCCGTTGA
- a CDS encoding sacsin N-terminal ATP-binding-like domain-containing protein: MNGAPAPGPADDPYGTAEIRRRVLQAWESSPARFREDANAEEDHALGGYRDRVIVELAQNAADAALRAGVGGRLRLRLSGGVLTAANTGAPLDAAGIEALSTLRASAKRDEPGAVGRFGVGFAAVAAVSDEPCIGPAAGGPAVAWSARRTRELVAGVPALAGELDRRGGHVPLLRLPFPARLPEPEAGFDTVVRLPLRDAAAEALVRRQLEEVGPALMLALPSLRAVEIDLEGATRTITAEHRPDGTVDIDGVRWRTVLAEGTLDAALLADRPTEERARPFWQVRWAVPDPAEPQQGAGAPALDLLGPHRGAGSPRLPEDVPQVLHAPTPSDERLSVPALLIATFPLAPDRRHVASGPLTDFLIEQAAAAYVRLLRELPATPRLLSLVPGGLPAGELDARLRREIAKRLPQAPLLPVAAPGPAGEAEEPVRARGRDVVAVDGTAGLLDLLAEVLPGLLPAGWPAGHPALQTLGVRHLPLADVVDLLAGLEREPAWWRRLYAELAAARCDADALGALPVPLADGRTVRGPRGLLIASADLDPEPLQVLGLRFVHPEAVHPLLVRLGAVEAGPRRVLAEPAVRAAVAGSFDADDPEPIAEAVLGLVAAAGLRAGEEPWLAELTLTGADGEFYPAGELLLPGSPLHQIMAADAPFGTVAPDLVERWGEQTLEAAGVLRGFAVARAEDVDVAALADEPLLELDGEEEWARYVLDLLGPQELPPQLPELVAVRDLELVEDWPAALRLLAEPPLRAAVVDPAHVVLGDGRRVAVPSYTAWWLRGRPVLGGRRPGELRAREAGELAGLYDPAPAGLDPRLARALGVRGSLEELLAEPGGAADLLDRLADPARAVPRPLLRRLWAALAEWAARGDAPLAEPPERVRALVAGVPEVVPAEDAMVVDTPALLPLVADQPLVIAPYDRAVALAEALELALASEEMPAAVESAGTPRKVPPEVWEIWGEADLPEEYLAHDPLVVSGRPVPWWYEEDTGIVHASGPAGLARALAWAAGRWRDRLLLEAVLRDPAALPVVLAERDLEP, from the coding sequence TTGAACGGCGCGCCGGCCCCCGGCCCCGCCGATGATCCCTACGGCACGGCGGAGATCCGGCGGCGGGTGCTGCAGGCCTGGGAGTCCTCCCCGGCCCGCTTCCGGGAGGACGCCAACGCCGAGGAGGACCACGCCCTCGGCGGCTACCGCGACCGGGTGATCGTCGAGCTGGCGCAGAACGCCGCCGACGCCGCGCTGCGCGCCGGCGTCGGCGGCCGGCTGCGGCTGCGCCTGTCGGGAGGCGTGCTGACGGCCGCCAACACCGGGGCGCCGCTGGATGCCGCCGGGATCGAGGCGCTGTCGACGCTGCGGGCCTCGGCCAAACGGGACGAGCCCGGCGCGGTGGGACGGTTCGGCGTGGGGTTCGCCGCCGTGGCCGCGGTCAGCGACGAGCCGTGCATCGGCCCCGCCGCCGGCGGGCCCGCGGTGGCCTGGTCGGCGCGGCGCACCCGGGAACTGGTGGCGGGCGTCCCGGCGCTGGCCGGCGAACTGGACCGCCGCGGCGGCCATGTGCCGCTGCTGCGGCTGCCGTTCCCGGCCCGCCTGCCCGAGCCCGAGGCCGGCTTCGACACCGTGGTGCGCCTGCCGCTGCGCGACGCCGCGGCCGAGGCCCTGGTGCGACGGCAGCTGGAAGAGGTGGGGCCGGCGCTGATGCTGGCGCTGCCCAGCCTGCGGGCGGTGGAGATCGACCTGGAGGGGGCCACTCGGACGATCACCGCCGAGCACCGGCCGGACGGCACCGTGGACATCGACGGCGTGCGGTGGCGGACGGTCCTGGCGGAGGGGACGCTCGATGCCGCCCTGCTGGCCGACCGGCCCACCGAGGAACGCGCCCGGCCCTTCTGGCAGGTCCGCTGGGCCGTCCCCGACCCGGCGGAGCCGCAGCAGGGGGCGGGCGCCCCGGCCCTGGACCTCCTCGGCCCCCACCGGGGGGCGGGGTCGCCGCGGCTGCCCGAGGACGTGCCCCAGGTGCTGCACGCACCAACCCCCAGCGACGAGCGGCTGAGCGTTCCCGCGCTGCTGATCGCCACATTCCCGCTGGCCCCCGACCGGCGGCACGTGGCCTCCGGGCCGCTGACCGACTTCCTGATCGAACAGGCCGCTGCGGCCTATGTCCGGCTGCTGCGCGAGCTGCCCGCCACCCCCCGCCTGCTGTCGCTGGTCCCCGGCGGGCTGCCGGCCGGGGAGCTGGACGCGCGGCTGCGCCGGGAGATCGCAAAGCGGCTGCCGCAGGCCCCGCTGCTGCCCGTGGCCGCGCCCGGCCCCGCCGGCGAGGCGGAAGAGCCGGTGCGCGCCCGCGGCCGGGACGTGGTGGCCGTGGACGGCACCGCCGGGCTGCTGGACCTGCTCGCCGAGGTGCTGCCCGGCCTGCTGCCGGCCGGCTGGCCCGCCGGGCATCCGGCGCTGCAGACGCTGGGCGTGCGGCACCTGCCCCTGGCCGACGTGGTCGACCTGCTGGCCGGCCTGGAGCGGGAACCGGCCTGGTGGCGGCGGCTGTATGCGGAGCTGGCCGCGGCGCGCTGCGACGCCGACGCGCTGGGGGCGCTGCCGGTGCCGCTGGCCGACGGCCGCACGGTGCGCGGCCCCCGCGGCCTGCTGATCGCCTCCGCCGACCTGGACCCCGAGCCGCTGCAGGTGCTGGGGCTGCGGTTCGTCCACCCCGAGGCCGTCCACCCGCTGCTGGTGCGGCTGGGAGCGGTGGAGGCCGGGCCGCGCCGGGTGCTCGCCGAGCCGGCGGTGCGGGCGGCGGTGGCCGGCTCCTTCGACGCCGACGACCCCGAGCCGATCGCCGAGGCCGTCTTGGGGCTGGTGGCGGCGGCCGGGCTGCGGGCGGGGGAGGAGCCCTGGCTGGCGGAGCTGACGCTGACCGGCGCGGACGGGGAGTTCTACCCGGCCGGGGAGCTGCTGCTGCCCGGCAGCCCGCTGCACCAGATCATGGCCGCCGACGCCCCGTTCGGCACCGTCGCCCCCGACCTGGTCGAACGCTGGGGGGAGCAGACCTTGGAGGCGGCCGGGGTGCTGCGCGGCTTCGCCGTGGCCCGCGCCGAGGACGTCGATGTGGCGGCCCTGGCCGACGAACCGCTGCTGGAGCTGGACGGCGAGGAGGAGTGGGCCCGCTACGTGCTGGACCTGCTCGGCCCGCAGGAGCTGCCGCCGCAGCTGCCGGAACTGGTGGCCGTCCGCGACCTGGAACTGGTGGAGGACTGGCCGGCGGCGCTGCGGCTGCTGGCCGAGCCCCCGCTGCGGGCGGCCGTGGTCGATCCCGCGCATGTGGTGCTCGGCGACGGACGCCGGGTGGCGGTGCCCTCCTACACGGCCTGGTGGCTGCGGGGGCGGCCGGTCCTGGGCGGGCGGCGCCCCGGCGAGCTGCGCGCCCGCGAGGCCGGCGAGCTGGCCGGGCTGTACGATCCGGCGCCCGCCGGGCTGGACCCGCGGCTGGCGCGGGCGCTGGGCGTGCGGGGCTCGCTGGAGGAGCTGCTGGCCGAGCCCGGCGGCGCCGCCGACCTGCTGGACCGGCTGGCCGACCCGGCCCGCGCGGTGCCTCGCCCCCTGCTGCGCCGGCTGTGGGCGGCGCTGGCGGAGTGGGCGGCCCGAGGGGACGCCCCGCTCGCCGAGCCGCCCGAGCGGGTCCGGGCCTTGGTGGCGGGCGTGCCGGAGGTCGTGCCGGCCGAGGACGCCATGGTCGTGGACACCCCCGCGCTGCTCCCGCTGGTCGCCGACCAGCCCCTGGTGATCGCCCCTTACGACCGGGCGGTGGCGCTGGCCGAGGCGCTGGAGCTGGCCCTGGCCAGTGAGGAGATGCCCGCCGCGGTGGAGTCGGCGGGCACGCCGCGCAAGGTCCCGCCGGAGGTCTGGGAGATCTGGGGGGAGGCGGACCTTCCCGAGGAGTACCTGGCCCACGACCCGCTGGTCGTCTCCGGCCGTCCGGTGCCGTGGTGGTATGAGGAGGACACCGGCATCGTGCACGCCTCCGGTCCCGCCGGGCTGGCCCGCGCACTGGCCTGGGCCGCCGGACGCTGGCGGGACCGCCTGCTGCTGGAGGCGGTGCTGCGCGACCCCGCGGCCCTCCCCGTCGTCCTGGCCGAACGGGACCTGGAGCCCTGA
- a CDS encoding DUF2530 domain-containing protein encodes MTRPRRPDPPPLRTDDRLVAAVGTVAWAIALVVLLIVDLPEDARWWLWVCVVGVATGIFGYWYLPRLHRARAAALERRALREGQGRAVPAAPPEATEASRTAAHRAPEDRA; translated from the coding sequence ATGACACGTCCACGGCGTCCGGATCCCCCTCCGCTGCGGACCGACGACCGGCTGGTGGCGGCGGTGGGCACCGTGGCCTGGGCGATCGCCCTGGTGGTGCTGCTGATCGTGGACTTGCCGGAGGACGCCCGCTGGTGGCTTTGGGTGTGCGTGGTCGGCGTCGCCACGGGGATCTTCGGCTACTGGTACCTGCCCCGCCTGCACCGCGCCCGCGCCGCCGCCCTCGAACGCCGCGCACTCAGGGAGGGCCAGGGCCGGGCCGTGCCCGCCGCCCCTCCCGAGGCCACCGAGGCGTCCCGGACCGCCGCCCACCGGGCGCCCGAGGACCGGGCCTGA
- a CDS encoding MarR family winged helix-turn-helix transcriptional regulator: MNMNTHQDPQPVEPPPGLAEELRISIARLSRRLRSVSATEGTGPHGSPRQPRLTISQHAALAALERHRAMTPRELADHEKVQPPSMTRVIAALEEQGLVERSPHPTDGRQVVLRVTQRGVDLLREERRRKEAWLSRRLSELTPREREILRQAAPILDRLSKS; encoded by the coding sequence ATGAACATGAACACGCACCAGGACCCACAGCCCGTCGAGCCGCCTCCCGGACTGGCCGAGGAGCTGCGCATCTCCATCGCGCGCCTGTCGCGAAGACTGCGCTCGGTGAGCGCCACCGAAGGGACCGGCCCGCACGGCTCGCCCCGGCAGCCCCGGCTCACGATCTCCCAGCACGCCGCGCTGGCGGCGCTGGAGCGGCACCGGGCCATGACCCCGCGCGAGCTCGCCGACCACGAGAAGGTGCAGCCCCCTTCCATGACCCGGGTGATCGCCGCCCTGGAGGAGCAGGGGCTGGTGGAACGCAGCCCGCACCCGACCGACGGCCGCCAGGTGGTGCTGCGCGTGACCCAGCGGGGAGTGGACCTGCTGCGGGAGGAACGCCGCCGCAAGGAGGCCTGGCTGTCGCGGCGCCTGAGCGAACTGACCCCCCGAGAGCGGGAGATCCTGCGCCAGGCGGCGCCGATCCTGGACCGGCTCAGCAAGTCCTGA
- a CDS encoding MFS transporter gives MFRSLRVRNYRLFASGQVVSNTGTWMQRVAQDWLVLELTHGSGTALGITTGLQFLPLLLFGLWGGVLADRYPKRRILLATQAAMGLLALVLGVLALTGTAQVWHVYALAFGLGMATVIDNPARQSFVIEMVGRRDLPNAIALNSATFNGARVVGPAAAGVLIAWIGTGPVFLLNALSFGAVIFGLLAMRTAELHPAEQVPRAKGQLREGLRYVRGRRDLLLVLVLIGFVATFGMNFQVTMALVTREVFGVGASSFGLASTMLAVGSVTGALLAARRTRPRMRLLLSAALLFGLLEIATGLMPTYWSFLILLVPTGLALMTVTTTANATMQLNVAPEMRGRVMGLYMFVFLGTNPLGAPLIGWLAEHFGPRMGIVAGGVVALLAALAVTVLAVPRGRLRDEVKAGLERSLWRNLRRSTA, from the coding sequence ATGTTCCGCTCGCTGCGCGTCCGCAACTACCGGCTGTTCGCCTCCGGCCAGGTCGTCTCCAACACCGGCACCTGGATGCAGCGGGTCGCCCAGGACTGGCTGGTGCTGGAACTCACCCACGGCAGCGGCACCGCCCTGGGCATCACCACCGGCCTGCAGTTCTTGCCGCTGCTGCTGTTCGGGCTGTGGGGCGGGGTGCTGGCCGACCGCTACCCCAAGCGGCGCATCCTGCTGGCCACCCAGGCCGCCATGGGCCTGCTGGCGCTGGTGCTGGGGGTGCTGGCGCTCACCGGCACCGCCCAGGTGTGGCACGTGTACGCGCTGGCCTTCGGGCTGGGCATGGCCACCGTGATCGACAACCCGGCCCGCCAGTCGTTCGTGATCGAGATGGTGGGACGGCGGGACCTGCCCAACGCGATCGCCCTCAACAGCGCCACCTTCAACGGCGCCCGCGTGGTGGGCCCCGCGGCGGCCGGGGTGCTGATCGCCTGGATCGGCACCGGCCCGGTGTTCTTGCTCAACGCCCTGTCCTTCGGGGCGGTGATCTTCGGGCTGCTGGCGATGCGCACCGCCGAGCTGCACCCGGCCGAGCAGGTGCCGCGCGCCAAGGGCCAGCTGCGCGAGGGCCTGCGCTATGTGCGCGGGCGCCGGGACCTGCTGCTGGTGCTGGTGCTGATCGGGTTCGTGGCCACCTTCGGCATGAACTTCCAGGTCACCATGGCCCTGGTCACCCGCGAGGTGTTCGGCGTCGGCGCCTCCTCCTTCGGGCTGGCCTCGACGATGCTGGCGGTCGGCTCGGTCACCGGCGCGCTGCTGGCCGCCCGCCGCACCCGGCCCCGGATGCGGCTGCTGCTGTCGGCGGCGCTGCTGTTCGGGCTGCTGGAGATCGCCACCGGGCTGATGCCGACCTACTGGTCGTTCCTGATCCTGCTGGTGCCCACCGGCCTGGCCCTGATGACGGTCACCACCACCGCCAACGCCACCATGCAGCTGAACGTGGCGCCGGAGATGCGCGGCCGGGTGATGGGCCTGTACATGTTCGTCTTCCTGGGCACCAACCCGCTGGGCGCCCCGCTGATCGGGTGGCTGGCCGAGCACTTCGGCCCGCGCATGGGCATCGTCGCCGGCGGCGTCGTGGCGCTCCTGGCCGCCCTGGCGGTGACCGTCCTGGCCGTCCCGCGCGGCAGGCTCCGGGACGAGGTCAAAGCCGGCCTCGAGCGCTCCCTGTGGAGGAACCTCCGCAGGAGCACGGCCTGA
- a CDS encoding TerD family protein — translation MTVSMVKGQRISLEKPGGTLSMVRMGLGWDAVKKRGFFGSREREIDLDASCLLFADGQLADVVYFGKLTSSDGSVRHTGDNLTGVGDGDDESVIVDLTRVPVHVTSLVFTVSSFNGQTFNEVENAFCRLVDETTGAELARYTLTGGGAHTGMVMAKLYRHGGGWKMNAIGEPAQGRTFQDMLPAIAAHA, via the coding sequence GTGACCGTCTCGATGGTGAAGGGCCAGCGGATCTCACTGGAGAAGCCCGGGGGCACACTGAGCATGGTCCGGATGGGCCTGGGCTGGGACGCGGTCAAAAAGCGGGGCTTCTTCGGCTCCCGCGAACGGGAGATCGACCTGGACGCCTCCTGCCTGCTGTTCGCCGACGGCCAGCTGGCGGACGTGGTCTACTTCGGCAAGCTCACCAGCAGCGACGGGTCGGTGCGGCACACCGGTGACAACCTCACCGGCGTCGGCGACGGCGACGACGAGTCGGTGATCGTGGACCTGACCAGGGTGCCGGTGCACGTGACCTCGCTGGTGTTCACCGTCAGCTCCTTCAACGGGCAGACCTTCAACGAGGTGGAGAACGCCTTCTGCCGGCTGGTGGACGAGACCACCGGCGCCGAGCTGGCCCGCTACACCCTCACCGGCGGCGGCGCCCACACCGGCATGGTGATGGCCAAGCTGTACCGGCACGGGGGCGGCTGGAAGATGAACGCCATCGGCGAGCCCGCCCAGGGCCGCACCTTCCAGGACATGCTCCCGGCCATCGCCGCCCACGCTTAA
- a CDS encoding TerD family protein, translating to MTELPRGANAPLPARRVTATVSCAVPVDVSALTVDADLQARSDADLVFYNAPEGAGVRWSQVGGGQRIELDLEAVPADAQAVVIVVSLTGRTSFGAVPPPRLQLTAADGTPLAGFTVTDLGPERAILGLEVYRHGTGWKVRALGQGYTGGLAELLTAHGIEVDDPGEDQPAAAPPPEPAMGVPPPRPAEPAPPAEPGPQPAAGPSRSEVGYVERCWLVWEDASRSLAAYRAATEHALRLRDDELAGRAPAGRHQELMAAAADRLSADAAQLAGELAGVEPHVGAEVASFAAATWLTWQPRSDVAEGILLGTLTAAELPGLRIPLVLRMPWRRGVWISRGALPGDSAAYAWSLITRFLAAVPPGLVGLEVIDASGLSGASWLSGFDPLTVQTLLGGGVATGPAAGERLRRLLDLVDLRGIGGDAELPPGLAPGPPVRLVVVMDAGAALDGEDAHRLMRLVEDGPLVGVPVLLVETDTPAAESVRALRVRQSCNNLPSAEGAIADSWVGADWTLTPDVLPDAGDGTRPPSLFAHVLGAHARAIASYG from the coding sequence ATGACGGAACTGCCGCGCGGGGCCAACGCACCCCTGCCCGCCCGCCGGGTCACCGCCACCGTCTCCTGCGCGGTGCCGGTCGACGTCAGCGCCCTGACCGTGGACGCCGACCTGCAGGCGCGCTCCGACGCCGACCTGGTGTTCTACAACGCCCCCGAGGGCGCCGGAGTGCGCTGGTCGCAGGTCGGCGGCGGGCAGCGCATCGAGCTGGACCTGGAGGCGGTGCCGGCCGACGCGCAGGCGGTCGTCATCGTGGTGAGCCTGACCGGCCGGACCTCCTTCGGCGCGGTGCCGCCGCCGCGGCTGCAGCTCACCGCCGCCGACGGCACCCCGCTGGCGGGCTTCACCGTCACGGACCTGGGCCCCGAGCGGGCCATCTTGGGCCTGGAGGTGTACCGGCACGGCACCGGCTGGAAGGTGCGGGCGCTCGGGCAGGGGTACACCGGCGGCCTGGCCGAGCTGCTGACCGCCCACGGCATCGAGGTCGACGACCCCGGCGAGGACCAGCCGGCCGCCGCCCCGCCGCCCGAGCCGGCCATGGGCGTCCCGCCTCCCCGGCCCGCCGAGCCGGCGCCCCCCGCCGAGCCCGGCCCGCAGCCGGCGGCGGGGCCCTCCCGCTCGGAGGTGGGGTACGTCGAACGATGCTGGCTGGTGTGGGAGGACGCCAGCCGCTCCCTGGCCGCCTACCGGGCGGCCACCGAGCACGCCCTGCGGCTGCGCGACGACGAGCTCGCCGGACGGGCGCCCGCCGGGCGCCATCAGGAGCTGATGGCCGCCGCGGCCGACCGGCTGAGCGCCGACGCCGCCCAGCTGGCCGGGGAGCTGGCCGGGGTCGAACCCCACGTCGGCGCCGAGGTCGCGAGCTTCGCCGCGGCGACCTGGCTGACCTGGCAGCCCCGGTCGGACGTCGCCGAGGGCATCCTGCTCGGCACGCTGACCGCCGCCGAGCTGCCCGGCCTGCGCATCCCGCTGGTGCTGCGGATGCCCTGGCGGCGCGGGGTGTGGATCTCCCGCGGCGCGCTGCCCGGCGACTCGGCCGCCTACGCCTGGTCGCTGATCACCCGTTTCCTGGCCGCGGTCCCGCCCGGCCTGGTGGGCCTGGAGGTCATCGACGCCTCCGGGCTGTCGGGGGCGTCCTGGCTGAGCGGCTTCGACCCGCTCACCGTGCAGACCCTGCTCGGCGGCGGGGTGGCCACCGGCCCGGCCGCCGGCGAGCGGCTGCGCCGCCTGCTGGACCTGGTCGACCTGCGCGGGATCGGCGGCGACGCCGAACTGCCCCCTGGGCTGGCCCCCGGCCCCCCGGTGCGGCTGGTGGTGGTCATGGACGCCGGTGCCGCCCTGGACGGCGAGGACGCCCACCGCCTGATGCGCCTGGTCGAGGACGGCCCCCTGGTGGGCGTGCCGGTGCTGCTGGTGGAGACCGACACCCCCGCCGCCGAATCGGTGCGGGCGCTGCGCGTCCGCCAAAGCTGCAACAACCTGCCGTCGGCGGAGGGCGCCATCGCCGACTCGTGGGTGGGCGCCGACTGGACGCTGACCCCGGACGTGCTGCCCGACGCCGGGGACGGCACCCGCCCGCCCAGCCTGTTCGCCCACGTGCTCGGCGCGCACGCCCGGGCGATCGCCTCATACGGCTGA
- the thpR gene encoding RNA 2',3'-cyclic phosphodiesterase yields MRLFVALIPPSAVLDELDRLLVPYRADWPDLKWVARDKMHITLAFLGEIDERALERLLPRLERAAGRHPRIELSFAGAGAFPGGGAHARVLWTGVYGDRGVLARLAASVNAAGRRAGIAVGEHRAFRPHLTLARSRRPTDMRPLIEGLSAYAGTTWTADTVHLVRSHLPGKGRPGLRYETIRDWPLR; encoded by the coding sequence ATGAGACTGTTCGTGGCACTGATCCCGCCGTCGGCCGTCCTGGACGAGCTCGACCGGCTGCTGGTGCCCTACCGGGCGGACTGGCCGGACCTGAAGTGGGTCGCCCGCGACAAGATGCACATCACGCTGGCCTTCCTGGGGGAGATCGACGAGCGCGCCCTGGAACGCCTGCTGCCCCGCCTGGAGCGCGCCGCCGGCCGCCACCCCAGGATCGAGCTGTCCTTCGCCGGGGCCGGGGCGTTCCCCGGCGGCGGCGCCCACGCCCGCGTCCTGTGGACGGGCGTGTACGGCGACCGCGGCGTGCTGGCCCGGCTGGCCGCCTCGGTGAACGCCGCCGGACGCCGCGCCGGGATCGCGGTGGGCGAGCACAGGGCCTTCCGCCCCCACCTGACCTTGGCCCGCAGCCGCCGCCCCACCGACATGCGCCCGCTGATCGAAGGGCTGTCGGCCTATGCCGGGACGACCTGGACGGCCGACACCGTCCACCTGGTCCGCAGCCACCTGCCGGGCAAGGGCCGGCCCGGCCTCCGCTATGAGACCATCCGCGACTGGCCCCTGCGCTGA
- a CDS encoding pyridoxamine 5'-phosphate oxidase family protein, whose product MATWQEVTESAPEFARRVRELMDAHKHKTIATLRSDGAPRISGIEADFACGQLWFGSMPGARKARDLQRDPRFALHSASVVPNEDDPSSWPGDAKFSGRAIEVTDPGELRAYFRERGLNASDFGGAHFFKADITEVVLTRVNGDHLEIDLWRPAEGLRRFERK is encoded by the coding sequence ATGGCCACCTGGCAGGAGGTCACCGAATCGGCGCCCGAGTTCGCCCGGCGGGTGCGCGAACTGATGGACGCCCACAAGCACAAGACCATCGCCACGCTGCGCAGCGACGGCGCGCCGCGCATCAGCGGTATCGAGGCCGACTTCGCCTGCGGCCAGCTGTGGTTCGGCTCCATGCCCGGCGCCCGCAAGGCCCGCGACCTGCAACGCGACCCCAGATTCGCGCTGCACAGCGCCTCGGTCGTCCCCAATGAGGACGACCCGTCCTCCTGGCCCGGCGACGCCAAGTTCTCCGGCCGCGCCATCGAGGTCACCGACCCCGGCGAACTGCGCGCCTACTTCCGGGAGCGGGGCCTGAACGCATCCGACTTCGGCGGCGCCCACTTCTTCAAGGCCGACATCACCGAGGTCGTCCTCACCCGCGTCAACGGCGACCACCTGGAGATCGACCTCTGGCGCCCCGCCGAGGGCCTGCGCCGCTTCGAACGCAAGTGA
- a CDS encoding type II toxin-antitoxin system Phd/YefM family antitoxin — MESVPLREARNHLGKICLAASHAGVVTRITRHGGDPVVVMPYSAYEERQRLRRAEIERRMREASEHLARGEMPPGAERVTRADLLAELADEEGASETDGQERA, encoded by the coding sequence ATGGAGTCCGTTCCACTCCGCGAAGCGCGCAACCACCTTGGCAAAATCTGCTTGGCCGCCTCCCATGCCGGTGTCGTCACCCGGATCACCCGCCATGGCGGTGATCCCGTTGTGGTCATGCCGTACAGCGCCTACGAAGAGCGGCAACGGCTGCGCCGCGCCGAGATCGAGCGGCGGATGCGTGAAGCCTCCGAGCACCTTGCCCGCGGTGAAATGCCACCCGGTGCCGAACGGGTCACTCGCGCGGACCTGCTGGCCGAACTCGCCGACGAGGAGGGCGCCTCCGAGACGGATGGGCAGGAGCGTGCCTGA